The Pseudolabrys sp. FHR47 genome contains a region encoding:
- a CDS encoding tetratricopeptide repeat protein — MILSRFFRHLPAVAAAALLVTAVGLNAVYAAGTDTPTDDKKKEKKKGSAIEQPEQQLAHAKAYDEFVRGYRAARDMILAGQYDKGIAAMHALGRDDNPDVANYIGYANRRMGNYEQSKIWYEAALKADPKHTRTWSYYGMWQAEQGNRVKAKEYLTKVASLCGNTSCKEYVELKSVIDGTGTY, encoded by the coding sequence ATGATCCTCTCCCGCTTCTTCCGCCACCTCCCCGCGGTCGCTGCCGCGGCTCTGCTCGTCACCGCCGTCGGCCTCAATGCTGTCTACGCGGCAGGAACTGACACGCCGACCGATGACAAGAAAAAGGAAAAGAAGAAAGGCAGCGCGATCGAGCAGCCCGAACAGCAGCTTGCTCACGCAAAAGCCTATGACGAATTTGTCCGCGGCTATCGTGCCGCCCGCGACATGATCCTCGCCGGTCAATACGACAAGGGCATTGCCGCCATGCACGCGCTCGGCCGCGACGACAATCCCGATGTCGCCAACTACATCGGCTATGCCAACCGCCGCATGGGTAACTACGAACAATCGAAGATCTGGTACGAGGCAGCGCTGAAGGCCGACCCGAAGCATACCCGCACATGGTCCTATTACGGCATGTGGCAGGCTGAACAGGGCAACCGCGTCAAGGCCAAGGAATACCTGACCAAGGTGGCTTCGCTGTGCGGCAATACGAGCTGCAAGGAGTACGTCGAGCTTAAATCGGTGATTGACGGCACCGGCACCTACTGA
- a CDS encoding TonB-dependent siderophore receptor — protein MGARFHLAAASAAAVIAAVQAASAQQSEPVVLPEVSVSATGIATPLDQIGSSVTVITAADIARTQRRTLPDVLNNVPGLNVVQTGGPGGQTAIFMRGTNSNHVKVLLDGIDIGDPTTPNGAIDLAHIATGDIERVEVLRGPQGGLYGANAIGGVISITTRKGEGPAKATATLEGGALGTFNQSAAVSGAKDRFDYAFSVAHLRSTNIDVTPTYVLPAGQGANPNSYDNMTYSTRLGAKVTDDLKVNLIGRYLDARLKYTNDDPSTFPTAPYATRSDYTSKAFFGRAEAVYAAFDGRFINTVGVNVSDTQRTNKDPNANPETTNDGTRTAVNWRGEIAVAKGHTLVIGAERSDERAKTQTYGAFTGTPISYSASNGNTAGYVEIQSQFAERFFIVGNVRVDDDDMFGSYTTWRVAPAFVVPGSETKLKGSYGTGFKAPTLYELYGVGDYSYVGNPNLKPETSKGWELGFEQPLFGDRLRFGVTYFRNDIENLINSVFTPVNTYVNVGKAKTEGYEAFVDIKASDRLRFRADYTRTGATDEIANTELLRRPKHKANVTASYQASDALGLSASVVYVGPWMDFDRQGLWFTARDFQGYTVVNIAANYEVNKQVTVFGRVDNLFDKRYEVPVGWKAPGVGVFGGIKVSTL, from the coding sequence ATGGGGGCTCGTTTTCATCTGGCTGCCGCGAGTGCGGCGGCCGTCATTGCCGCGGTGCAGGCCGCATCGGCTCAACAATCCGAACCGGTCGTGCTGCCGGAGGTCTCGGTCAGCGCCACCGGCATAGCGACGCCGCTCGACCAGATCGGCAGCTCGGTGACGGTCATCACCGCCGCCGACATCGCCCGCACCCAGCGCCGCACGTTGCCGGACGTTTTGAACAATGTGCCCGGCCTCAACGTGGTGCAGACTGGCGGCCCGGGCGGGCAAACCGCGATCTTCATGCGCGGCACCAATTCGAACCACGTCAAGGTACTTCTCGACGGCATCGATATTGGCGATCCGACAACGCCGAACGGTGCGATCGATCTTGCCCATATCGCCACTGGCGACATCGAGCGCGTCGAGGTGCTGCGCGGGCCGCAGGGCGGTCTTTACGGCGCTAATGCCATCGGCGGCGTGATCTCGATCACCACCAGGAAAGGCGAGGGGCCGGCGAAGGCCACGGCCACGCTCGAAGGCGGCGCGCTCGGCACCTTCAACCAGTCGGCGGCGGTCAGCGGCGCCAAGGATCGCTTCGACTATGCCTTCAGCGTCGCGCATCTGCGCTCGACAAACATCGACGTCACGCCGACTTACGTGCTGCCGGCCGGGCAGGGTGCCAATCCGAATTCCTACGACAACATGACCTATTCGACCCGGCTCGGCGCGAAGGTGACGGACGATCTCAAAGTCAATCTCATCGGCCGTTATCTCGATGCCCGGCTCAAATACACCAACGACGATCCAAGCACATTTCCGACGGCGCCTTATGCGACCCGGTCCGATTACACCAGCAAGGCCTTCTTCGGCCGCGCCGAGGCTGTCTATGCCGCTTTCGATGGCCGCTTCATCAACACTGTGGGCGTCAACGTTTCCGATACGCAACGCACCAACAAGGACCCCAACGCCAATCCCGAAACGACCAATGACGGGACGCGCACGGCCGTGAATTGGCGCGGCGAGATCGCCGTCGCCAAGGGGCATACTCTGGTGATCGGTGCCGAGCGCTCGGACGAGCGCGCCAAGACGCAAACCTACGGGGCGTTCACCGGCACGCCGATTTCCTATTCGGCCAGCAACGGCAACACCGCCGGCTATGTCGAGATACAGTCGCAATTCGCCGAGCGCTTCTTCATCGTCGGCAATGTGCGCGTCGATGACGACGACATGTTCGGCAGCTACACGACCTGGCGCGTCGCGCCGGCTTTCGTCGTGCCGGGCAGCGAGACCAAGTTGAAGGGCAGCTACGGCACCGGCTTCAAGGCGCCGACCTTGTACGAGCTCTACGGCGTCGGCGACTACAGCTATGTCGGGAATCCAAACCTGAAGCCGGAAACCAGCAAAGGCTGGGAGCTCGGCTTCGAGCAGCCTTTGTTCGGCGACCGCCTGCGCTTCGGCGTCACTTACTTCCGCAACGACATCGAGAATCTGATCAACAGCGTGTTCACGCCGGTGAACACCTACGTCAATGTCGGCAAGGCCAAGACCGAAGGTTACGAAGCCTTCGTCGATATCAAGGCTAGCGACCGGCTCCGGTTCCGCGCCGATTACACGCGCACCGGCGCGACGGATGAGATCGCCAATACCGAGTTGCTGCGCCGGCCGAAGCACAAGGCCAATGTCACGGCGTCCTATCAGGCCAGCGATGCGCTCGGCCTTTCGGCGAGTGTTGTCTATGTCGGTCCGTGGATGGATTTCGACCGGCAGGGCCTTTGGTTCACGGCCCGCGATTTCCAAGGCTACACGGTGGTCAATATTGCCGCGAACTACGAGGTCAACAAGCAGGTCACGGTATTCGGCCGCGTCGATAACCTGTTCGACAAGCGCTACGAAGTGCCGGTCGGCTGGAAGGCGCCGGGTGTGGGCGTCTTTGGCGGTATCAAGGTCTCGACCCTGTAA
- a CDS encoding cold-shock protein encodes MPQGTVKWFNPTKGYGFIQPQEGGKDVFVHISAVERAGLSTLNEGQTVQFELVENRGKTSAENLKVK; translated from the coding sequence ATGCCTCAGGGCACCGTGAAGTGGTTCAATCCGACGAAGGGCTACGGCTTCATCCAACCGCAGGAGGGCGGCAAGGATGTGTTCGTGCATATCTCGGCGGTGGAACGCGCCGGACTTAGCACGCTGAACGAAGGTCAGACCGTGCAGTTCGAACTCGTCGAAAACCGCGGCAAGACGTCGGCGGAGAACCTCAAGGTTAAGTAG
- a CDS encoding MFS transporter, which translates to MTTTTVTGFTDRGMTAEERKVIFASSLGTVFEWYDFYIYGTLGAFLAKYFFANVPPNVGFIFALLAFAAGFAVRPFGALIFGRLGDMIGRKYTFLITMILMGVGTFFIGVLPGYGTWGIMAPVLLIALRLIQGLALGGEYGGAAIYVAEHAPKDKRGYYTSWIQTTATLGLFMALLLILGIRTVMGEQAFGDWGWRLPFLLSSVLLIVSIWIRLSLNESPLFQKMKAEGKASKRPLTEAFGQWSNAKIAILALLGATAGEAVVWYGGQFYALFFLTQTIKVPAVDAQIMIVIALAIGTPFFILFGWLSDKIGRKPIMLAGFALAVITYFPIFQGLTHFANPKLEAALNGSPIVVTADPRECSFQFKATGTEKFTTACDTIKAALVAASVNYANTAAPAGTPASVKIGEQVLAGPAATPAAITAAVKAHGYPASADPKDINYPMTVILLAILVIYVTMVYGPIAAWLVELFPTRIRYSGLSLPYHIGNGWFGGFLPATVFAIVAATGNIYSGLWYPIAVAAMSFVVALIFLPETKDRDITQM; encoded by the coding sequence ATGACAACGACAACCGTAACCGGTTTCACCGACCGCGGCATGACCGCCGAAGAACGGAAGGTCATCTTCGCATCCTCACTCGGCACCGTGTTCGAGTGGTACGACTTCTACATCTACGGCACCCTCGGCGCCTTCCTGGCGAAATACTTCTTCGCCAATGTGCCGCCGAACGTCGGCTTCATCTTCGCGCTGCTCGCCTTCGCCGCCGGCTTTGCGGTGCGTCCTTTCGGCGCGCTGATCTTCGGCCGCCTCGGCGACATGATAGGACGCAAATACACCTTCCTCATCACCATGATCCTGATGGGCGTGGGCACCTTCTTCATCGGCGTGCTGCCGGGCTATGGCACGTGGGGCATCATGGCGCCGGTGCTGTTGATCGCCTTGCGCCTCATTCAGGGCCTCGCGCTCGGCGGTGAATATGGCGGCGCGGCGATTTACGTCGCCGAACACGCACCGAAGGACAAGCGCGGCTATTACACCTCGTGGATTCAAACCACGGCCACGCTCGGCCTGTTCATGGCACTGCTGCTGATCCTCGGCATCCGCACGGTCATGGGCGAACAGGCTTTCGGTGACTGGGGCTGGCGGCTGCCATTCCTGCTATCGTCCGTGTTGCTGATCGTCTCGATCTGGATCCGGCTCTCGCTGAACGAGTCGCCGCTGTTCCAGAAGATGAAGGCGGAAGGCAAGGCTTCGAAGCGTCCGCTCACGGAAGCCTTCGGTCAGTGGTCGAACGCCAAGATCGCGATCCTTGCGCTGCTCGGCGCCACCGCCGGCGAAGCGGTCGTGTGGTACGGCGGACAGTTCTATGCACTGTTCTTCCTGACCCAGACGATCAAGGTCCCGGCCGTCGACGCACAGATCATGATCGTGATCGCGCTTGCCATCGGCACGCCGTTCTTCATCCTGTTCGGCTGGCTGTCGGACAAGATCGGCCGCAAGCCGATCATGCTCGCGGGCTTCGCACTCGCGGTCATCACCTACTTTCCGATCTTCCAGGGCCTTACCCACTTCGCCAACCCGAAGCTGGAAGCGGCGCTGAACGGCTCGCCGATCGTCGTGACGGCGGACCCGAGGGAATGCTCGTTCCAGTTCAAGGCGACGGGCACCGAGAAGTTCACCACCGCCTGCGACACAATCAAGGCGGCTTTGGTGGCGGCCTCGGTCAACTACGCCAACACGGCGGCGCCTGCCGGTACACCGGCGAGCGTGAAGATCGGTGAGCAGGTTCTTGCCGGTCCGGCGGCGACGCCGGCGGCGATCACCGCGGCAGTGAAGGCCCACGGCTATCCGGCGAGCGCCGATCCGAAGGACATCAACTACCCGATGACGGTCATCCTGCTCGCGATCCTGGTCATCTACGTGACCATGGTCTACGGCCCGATCGCCGCCTGGCTGGTGGAACTGTTCCCGACACGGATCCGCTACTCCGGCCTGTCGCTGCCCTATCATATCGGCAACGGCTGGTTCGGCGGCTTCCTGCCAGCCACCGTGTTCGCCATCGTGGCGGCCACCGGCAATATCTACTCGGGCCTCTGGTACCCGATCGCGGTCGCGGCGATGAGCTTCGTCGTGGCCCTGATCTTCCTGCCAGAGACCAAGGATCGCGACATTACCCAGATGTGA